From the genome of Pseudomonas migulae:
TGATCGGTGACCTGGATATCAGCGGGGTGTTCCTGCCCACGCTGCTGGTGCTGATGGGCATTACGTATGTGATTTACCTGCTGGTGCACGGGTTGCTGACGCGCCTGCACTTTTACCGTCTGGTCTGGCACCGGGCATTGTTCAACGTGGCTCTCTACGCTTTGCTGCTCGGCGCCGTGGACTCACTCAGTCGATACCTGATGACATGAAAAAACCTTTTTTGACCCTCGGCCGTGTGGTCCTGACGCTACTGATCGTGAGCTTCGCGGTCGTCGTGGTCTGGCGCATGGTGATGTATTACATGTTCGCCCCGTGGACCCGCGACGGGCATATCCGCGCCGACATCGTGCAGATCGCCCCGGACGTGTCCGGCCTGATCCAGCAAGTCGAGGTGCGCGACAACCAATTGGTGAAGCGCGGCCAGGTGCTGTTCAGCATCGATCAGGACCGTTTCAAACTGGCGCTGCGCCAAGCCAAGGCGGCGGTCGCCGACCGTCAGGAAACCCTGGCGCAAGCGCAACGCGAAGCCAAGCGTAACCGCGGACTCGGCAACCTGGTGCCGGGCGAGCAACTGGAAGAAAGCCAATCGCGGGTGGCCCGCGCCGAAGTGGCGTTGATGGAAGCGCAGGTGGCGGTGGACAGCGCCCAGCTCAACCTCGACCGCTCGACCATCCGCAGCCCGGTCGATGGCTACGTCAACGACCGTGCGCCGCGTGCCCAGGAATTCGTCACCGCCGGGCGCCCGGTGTTGTCGGTGGTGGACAGCAATTCGTTTCACATCGACGGCTATTTCGAGGAAACCAAACTCGATGGTATTCACGTTGGCCAAAGCGTCGACATTCGGGTGATCGGCGACCGCGCTCGTCTGCGCGGCCACGTGGAGAGCATTGTCGCCGGCATCGAAGACCGCGACCGCAGCAGCGGCAGCAACCTGTTGCCTAACGTCAATCCGGCGTTCAGCTGGGTGCGACTCGCGCAGCGGATTCCGGTGCGGATCGCCTTCGATGACGTGCCGGCCGACTTCCGCATGATTGCCGGGCGCACCGCGACGGTGTCGATCATCGACGATCAGCAGCAGGAGCCGGGCAAATGAGCAGGACCTCGGGTTTGGCGGTTGCCGGATTAGGCCTGCTGTTGTCGGCGTGTCAGGTGGTCGGGCCGGATTATCACTTGCCGGATGAAGCCGCCGTCCACCGTGAAGACCTGCAGGGCGACCTGGCGGTGAACGGCAAAAATGTGGTTTCCGCGCCGGTGCCCAGCGACTGGTGGCGCCTGTATCAAGACCCGCGTCTGGACCAGTTGGTGCAACAGGCCATGGCGTCCAACACCGATTTGCGCGTGGCCGCTGCGAACCTCTCCCGCGCCCGCGCTCAGGTCGACGAAGCCCAGGCCGCGGGTGGCTGGAGTGGCGGCGTGAAGCTCGGCGCCCAGCGTCTGCAGGAGTCCGGCGAAGCCTTCTTGCTGCCGGAAAAAGTCCCCGTGGCTAACGTCGGTGATATCGGCATCACCACCTCGTATCAATTCGATCTGTTCGGCACCTTGCAGCGCGGCATCGAGGCCGCCAAGGCCAATGCCGATGCGACGCAAGCGGCGGCGGATACGGCGCGAATCACCTTGGTGGCCGACGTTGTCCGCGCCTACACCCAAGTGTGCGCGGCCAACGAAGAACAGGAAATCGCCCAGCATTCCCTCGACCTGCAAGCCCAGGGCACCACGCTGATCCAGCGTTTGCGCGACGCCGGGCGTGGCGATGAAACCCAGGTCACCCGCTCGCAAACCCAATTCAAATCCCTGCGCGCCGACATGCCGCGTTATGAAGCGGCGCGTCAGGCGGGATTGTTCCGTTTGTCGATGTTGCTGGCCAAACCGGTCGACCAATTGCCGGCCGGCACCAGCGACTGCGCGCAATTGCCGAAAATTGCGCAACTGTTGCCGGTCGGTGACGGCGCCACATTGCTCAAGCGTCGCCCGGACGTGCGTCAGGCCGAGCGTCGATTGGCCGCCGCGACTGCGGGTATCGGCATTGCCACCGGTGAGTTGTACCCGGACATCAGCATCGGCGCGACCGTCGGCACGGTCGGGATTCTGGAGAATCTCGGTAAACCGGCGACCAACCGCTGGGGCTTTGGCCCATTGCTGACCTGGACCGTACCGTCCAATGGCTCCCGGGCGCGAATCCGCGAGGCCGAAGCGACGACCCAAGGCGCGCTGGCGCACTTCGATGGCGTG
Proteins encoded in this window:
- a CDS encoding efflux transporter outer membrane subunit, which encodes MSRTSGLAVAGLGLLLSACQVVGPDYHLPDEAAVHREDLQGDLAVNGKNVVSAPVPSDWWRLYQDPRLDQLVQQAMASNTDLRVAAANLSRARAQVDEAQAAGGWSGGVKLGAQRLQESGEAFLLPEKVPVANVGDIGITTSYQFDLFGTLQRGIEAAKANADATQAAADTARITLVADVVRAYTQVCAANEEQEIAQHSLDLQAQGTTLIQRLRDAGRGDETQVTRSQTQFKSLRADMPRYEAARQAGLFRLSMLLAKPVDQLPAGTSDCAQLPKIAQLLPVGDGATLLKRRPDVRQAERRLAAATAGIGIATGELYPDISIGATVGTVGILENLGKPATNRWGFGPLLTWTVPSNGSRARIREAEATTQGALAHFDGVVLNAIRETQTGLAQYSALLQRRDALADAEQSAQLAADQTHRFFTAGRESFLADLQATRTYTDVRAQLASANTQVAMSQIDLFLALGGGWESGRTQATNTSKP
- a CDS encoding DUF1656 domain-containing protein is translated as MIGDLDISGVFLPTLLVLMGITYVIYLLVHGLLTRLHFYRLVWHRALFNVALYALLLGAVDSLSRYLMT
- a CDS encoding efflux RND transporter periplasmic adaptor subunit, which gives rise to MKKPFLTLGRVVLTLLIVSFAVVVVWRMVMYYMFAPWTRDGHIRADIVQIAPDVSGLIQQVEVRDNQLVKRGQVLFSIDQDRFKLALRQAKAAVADRQETLAQAQREAKRNRGLGNLVPGEQLEESQSRVARAEVALMEAQVAVDSAQLNLDRSTIRSPVDGYVNDRAPRAQEFVTAGRPVLSVVDSNSFHIDGYFEETKLDGIHVGQSVDIRVIGDRARLRGHVESIVAGIEDRDRSSGSNLLPNVNPAFSWVRLAQRIPVRIAFDDVPADFRMIAGRTATVSIIDDQQQEPGK